A segment of the Mobula birostris isolate sMobBir1 unplaced genomic scaffold, sMobBir1.hap1 scaffold_379, whole genome shotgun sequence genome:
AATAAGGCATTCAAGATCCGGAGATATTTCATCATACAGAAAGCagagaatagaacatagaaagcctacagcacattACCAGCCTTTCAGTCCACACTGTTGTGCCAACCACgtaacccactctagaaactgcctagaatttccctaccacatagccctctatttttcaagctccacatacctatctaacagtctcttagaAGAATCTTTGGAGTATGTGGAGAACAATCAAATAAAGAAAGGCaagatttttggatattaagggaatcaaagTGATGCTGAGGCAAAAATCAGCTATAATCTCACTGTATGGGAGATCACATCGGGGGGAGGGATCACTATGCCTACTTCTTACGCTCCTATCCTCTTCATCTTAAAAATTTTAAAAGATATCTCAATTCTCTCTTCCACATCTTGCCATCTACACAACTGGGTCAAAGAACCTTAGTAAAGCTTATACAGTGGATTTTGGTGTTAATTGGGCAGTCACTTATTTGGGATACTGTGGTGCTTAACTGGGACAAGAGACTTTGCCAAACAGTTTCAAACTAGTGTCAgacacatgcacttgtgtggccattggaCTTAGAGCAAACGGcttttaaaatagcatcagttgcatgtgcttgCATTTGAAACATTTCTGGCAATGaaagttggcaagaaataagcagtaagaccatTCAGAACTCTTGTTCGCTGTGGTTTCACACACTCaagtttggagatgccagaaatggctgggagtgaaattgaaatgactTCACCACTTCAACCAGttaagaactatgaagaatttgaaggtattgacaatcatcttgaatatagcaatgaaaatgaagttttggagaatgcaatcatcaatagcattgtatgaaggcagtccattatctatacTAGGTGACTGcactcatttacagtcaatcaaaagaacgcagcagatgaattcctccgttgataactattaggagcagtaaataaaattgactgagatgtcaataaaattgagagagtacagaggaggtttattaaaatgttgcctgggtttcatctcctaagttacagagaaaggttgaacaagttaagtctttattctttggagcgtagaagattgagaggggacttgatagaggtgtttaaaattatgagggggatcgatagagttgatgtggataggctttttccattgagagtggaggagattcaaacaagaggacatgagttgaaagttaaagggcaaaagtttaggggtaacatgagggagaacttctttacttagagcgtggtggttgtgtggaatgagtttccaacagaagtggttgaggcaggttcgatgttgtcgtttaaagttaaattggatagatatatgagcaggaagggaatggagggttatggaccgagtgcaggtcagtgggactaggtgagagtaggagttcggcacagactagaagggcccagatggcctgtttccgcgctgtaattgttatatggttgttatatggttaaatagcTGTACAGTACTGTAGCAGTATTgacaatgttctaatttgttttgcatttcatttaagtacataatttgttacaaaGTTAAACAAAATTTTATCTTTTTTATACACTTAACTATTTCCACAATACTTCAGCTAATCGGGGCAGCCTCtaaattgagccaaaatgtactagtcccaatatgtcccaattaaccagaattcgcTATATTCTAAACAGGAACTTGAGAATAATTTTGTTTGGAGAAGACAACTCACCTTTGTACAGATCTAGTAATATTTACATTATCTGGGTATACATACACTCAATTGAATCCTAGAAACTGCTTCAGATGGAAAATAGAAACTGGTCCTCATGGTGCAGGGCAAACAGATTAATCCTTGTTTGTTGAAAACtgctatatagaacatagaaacactatagcacagtacaggcccattggcccatgatgttgtgccaactttttaatctactccaggatcagtctaaaccttccctcctccatacccctccagtTTTCTACCATTCATGAACCTCTAACAGTTTCTTAAAtccctttaccaccacccctggcagggcattctatgcacccaccactctcacgGTAAAGAGTTTacttctgacatcctccctatactgtcctgcaatcaccttaaaattatgcccactgGTATTAGCTATCTGCACCctggaaggggaaaaaaagtctctggctatccacatgatctatgacacttatcatcttgtacacctctatcaagtcagctctcatcctgCTTTGCTTCAAAGGAGGAAAAAAAGACCCTAGCTCACACACAAGACATGTTCTcaaatctgggcagcatcctggtaaatctcctctgcacgttctccaaagtttccacatccttcctataatgaggtgaccagaactgagtacaatattccaagtgtggtctaaacagAGCTACAACATTGCCCTGCAGTTCTTGcaatcccctaactaatgaaggtcaacagaCCATATGGCTTCTTAACCAATCAATCTGTACAGCAATTTTAAGGGATCtctggacatggaccccaagatccctctgttcctccacactgccaggaatcCTGCCAGCAACCCTACTCTTCCTTCAGGTTCGACCTTCCACTGTCAATCACTTAACACTTCTCCgaattgccacttctcagcccagctccttATACCATCAATGTCCGTTGTAATCTACgacaaccttccacactatccacaattccaccaacctttgtgtcatctacaaacttactaacccacccttccatttcctcatccaagtcacttatgTTTGTAcatgtatatatttatttatttaaaaaatcacgaagagcagaggtcccagaacagatccctgtggaacactatggTGGCCagcctccaagcagaatatgttccatctacaaccaccccctgccccttctgtgggcaagcctatTCTGAACccccggatcccatgcctcctgactatATAATTCCCACTTTCACAGTATATCACAGATATGTGGTCCCCACTTGTGTTAGGCCCTTTCATACAAGACAGCTGAATAAtttcccttgaatggaaattGTCAAGCTCTAAACTACCAAGTTAAAATATAGTCAGACAATTTAAGAAAAAGAACAGCAGTACTTAATATTCAGATATAATACATGTTGGTCAGTATCTGTAATAGATTGGAATATTATTACTTACGGCAGTTTCATTCTCATAAAGACTCTGGCCATGAAAAAGCTCAACAGGACACTGACGAAGCCAATGAAAAGAAGTAGGAATCTATTCAGTTTTGGAATATTTGGTGCATTTGAGCGATCCAAGATTATAAATCCCAGACCTCCCATTGTAAACAGAAAACTAGAAGCAAGACCTTCCATGATGTACTGTCCATTCACTCTATGTAAAAGTAGAAAGAAAACAACATTagttccaaacaacaggaattctgcagatgctggaaattcaagcaacacacataaaagttgctggtgaacgcagcaggccaggcagcatctgtaggaagaggtgcagttgacgtttcaggcccagacctgacgaagggtctcggcctgaaacgtcgactgcacctcttcctacagatgctgcctggcctgctgcgttcaccagcaacttttatgtgtgttgctaacatTAGTTCCAATTTGCTGTGGTTCCAAATTAGAGAACATGTGTACAACGAACTCTGGCATTTTAGTGAAaagggtttatttatttataatttactGAGCTACAATGCAGAGTaagcccttctggctctttgagctgtgctgcccagcaacccccgatttaactacaacctcatcacgggacaatttacaatgaccaattaacctaccaaccagtaggtctttggcatgtcggaggaaaccagagcacccggaggaaacccacgcagtcacatggagaacgtacaaactcattacagacagtaGCAAGAATTGAGATAGCTCCAATCCCAATTCTGATGATAAATATCACAATAAAGGTTAATTCCTCCCAATTATAATGTGTGCATAACCCAACACCTAATGCTAAAACTCATTTATCTGATATTCATACATCTGGAACAGCAAAAATTTCTAAGAATACTAAGCAATTTCATATTTTTCACTAAAGACGTTCATCTGAATTCCACACACCAGGTTGCAATGTCATTTTGATCATGCACTGATGCACATTAAACTATAGCACAGCAACCCACCCTCGGCCCCTCAACTGTGAAGaggcattgcccttttgacattgACAGTTAGTGAATTCAGTTTAAGGAATGGGCTAGGCAACATGTAGAAGTCTATGCATAGCCTAAGATTCAGTGTTTGAGCTTATTTATTTAAAACGTTGTGCAAAAAAGTGAGAGAAGATTTTTTAGCATATTTTCATGTACACACAAGTGCAAAGCAGCTGTTAATTGATTAACAAGAACGTTTGCTTTGAAGATTTGCCACTTCATGTACAACAGGTCCAGTCATTCATTGGATTTTTCTGCTGTATTTTATACTCATGTTTAGCCTTTTACAGAACTGTAAAACATTGTTACTTAAGGAGCATTTACCGAGAGATCTATGCACAGAGTACTAACATGGACGTGCAGTAATATTTTTGAGCAATTCTCATGCAATCCGCACTCCCTTTTGCTGTACGGCTGATAGTCTACTGTACAATAATAAACCATGACAAGATTATAAATCTCTCTCCCATTACACCAACTCacattaataaatattatttggTTAAATTCTGTAAGCCCCAGGTGTGTTTCAATTCTAAAAAGGAGCATTTTGATCTTGCACACCAATTTCTTAAAACTAAATTGACTCTTAAAGGAATTCAAATAGCCAAACAAGATGCGTAGGCAAAAGAGTGACGGAGACAGGAAATTAGACAAATAATGATTCTATAACAAGGTTTATATTTCTGATCCACGAAGAGCTGAGCGCTACAAATCAAAAATAGCCCAAGATTTGATCTATACCCTCAACTTATTTGCAAAAATTTAAGTTGAAGTAAAAACATAATCAAAATAAGACCATAGTGAACAGTCCCACAAAAAAGAAATCAACCACTATCATTAATTATCACAGAGAAATTTCAACAAGCCCGCTTTTATCTACAGAAAATAGAACATGGCATAGCTCAATTCTTgtttttggcatgtgcctgcgtgcgtgcgcgtctgcgtgtccgtgatgatgtctttttcatggcttatACAAGGTGTGGAGCGAGagagccagggagagagagagagagagagagagagagagactgtgtggcacgccactcttcacacagacatttttgcagtattttttccccgttattttacgaggtcgagttgcaatctcaacactcaacccagcatggatggaaagcgtacttgggagcCGACCCAACTAGCTTCaaacccaggaacctccgctcccgggaccggcgccgatgtcgttgcgccaccagccagcccaagCATAGCTTAATTCTAATGTGGTCACGCCAGAAAAATCTACAAAGTCCcaacaataaaatataattcGATACTAATGCCCACCTAGTACACAATTCAGAGAACATTGAACATCTGTGGAACTATAGCACAGAGAAAAAACAGAGAGGAATCAGAGTGAAAATAGCAAGGGAAAGCAAAGTGCGAATGGTGATTTATCCCATCATACCTGTACGCTAAAAAGGCAACAGGCCTTTGGTGACCATGTTCATCTGTCATCGACCCCACACTTGGAGGCTCCACAATCACATCGTAAATGATACCTACAAAAAAACCACACGTGGCAGTAAATACACCCATACACCCTGCCCAGCTCCCAGCACACCTTCATTACCTTCTACTGTAAATGTTTCACCCAAAATAAGATCTCTGGAAAGGGttaaagcagtcccaacactgacaatTTCAAGTCATGAAAATGCCCTGCTTCTTGATCAACGGCTTTCTACATGTACCACATCTTTCATTCTGGAGTCACTGCCACAATACATAGACTATTCACCCATGGATGGTGAAACAGCCACATCAAATATTTCCCCAAGGAAAGATCTCCAATCCAAAACTTTAA
Coding sequences within it:
- the ostc gene encoding oligosaccharyltransferase complex subunit ostc; the encoded protein is METVFGLPFVLLECPNVKLKKPGWLHMPSAMTVYALVIISYFLITGGIIYDVIVEPPSVGSMTDEHGHQRPVAFLAYRVNGQYIMEGLASSFLFTMGGLGFIILDRSNAPNIPKLNRFLLLFIGFVSVLLSFFMARVFMRMKLPGYLMG